Part of the Halopenitus persicus genome is shown below.
GTCCCGTCGGCCGCCGCCTCGCGAACCGCCTCCATCACGGGGGCGCGGGCGGCCATCGCGCCGGCGCGGAGGTAATCGCCGTAGGAGAACCCGCCGGGGATGACGATCCCGTCGGTCTCGGCGGGGAGGCCGTCCGCGTGCCACCGGCGCTCGGCGTCGATCCCGAGGTGTTCAAGCGCCCGGACGGCGTCCCGGTCGCAGTTCGACCCGCCGAACTGCAGGACGGTGACGGTCATCGGTCCGCGACCGTGACCTCGTAGTCGTGGATGGTCGGGTTCGCGAGCAGGCGCTCGGCCATCTCGCCGGCGCGCTCGGCGGCCGCGTCGGCGTCGTCGGCCTCCAGGTCGATCTCGAACCGGTCGGCCGACCGGAGGTCCTCGAGCTCGAACCCGAGCCGTTCGAGCGCCCGCTTCGTCGTCTCGGCCTCGGGGTCGAGCACGCCCCGCTTGAGCCGGACGGTGACGGTCGCAGTGTAGGCGGTCATCACCTGATACTGCGAAGTCGTGTGCAAAAACCGTTTTGGAACGGCTGTGATATTCACGTTCGTGGATAGCCCGGCGGATCGGCTGCAGCCTGGTGCGCCGGGAGGACGCCGGCGACACGGCTCACGAACCTGATGATCCGAAAAGCGTGGTTGTCCGGGTCGCCGCTGGTCGGGGCGCCGTTGGCCGGAGCGCGGGCGGTTACTCGTCGACGGCGACCGCGTTCACGAGGCCGGTCTGGCCCGGACGGGAGGTGACGCGGGCGCGACCCTCGGAGGTCTCGATGATGGCGCCCTTGGTGATGATGTTCCGGCGGACGTAGTTCACGTTCGCGGGGTTCTCGACGACGTTCTCGATCTCGGCCGAGACCGTCTCGCCGTCGACGGAGACCTGCGCGACGTTCGTCGAGAGGGCGCGGACCTTCTCGTCGGTGCCGCGCGCGTCGATGTACTGGAAGCGGGGCTCGCCGACGGTCGTCTCGGCGGCCTCCCGGCCGAGCTGGTGGCGCTTCTTGTCGTGTGCGGGTCGCAGTCGACCGCCCGTTCGCTTCCGCGTGGAGCGTCCCTGGTCCTTCATACGCCCAGGAACGCCGAGCGAATACTTGAACCGTTCGACTCGGGGCCGCGGAGCGCTCCGGTTCGGTAGCTTTACCGGCGTGGCTCGCTCCCGGCCGTGTATGAGCCTACGGACCGCCGTCGCGGCCCCGTTCCGCCAACAGGGACGGAACCGGCTCGGCGAGGGCGAGTTCGTCGTCGCCCTCTCGCTGGACCGGGACTGGTTCTCGCCCGACCAGGCCAAACGCCTCGTCGACGTCGCCGCCGGGCGCGGGCTGCTCGACCGGGAGGACGACGATCTGGTCCCCGCGTTCGACGTCGACGCCGTGGAGGTCCCGGAGGGATTTGTCCCCGACGAGTCGATCCTCCGGGAGCAGTCCACCTTCGAGCGTGCGCTCGAGGCGGCCGTCGACGCCGGCGTGGACAAACGAACCGCCGTCGCCGCGATCAACGAACGCCAGCGCGGCCTCGAGATCACGATCGAGGCCGCCGCGGTCCTGTACGCCAACGAGCAGGGCGTGGACGTCGGCCCCCTCGCCGCGGACGTCCGGGAGGACCTCCTGGCCGGGGATGGCGAGGACGGAGACGACGGGGACGGTGAGCGAGAGGATGGAGACGGCGGAGATGGAGATAGAGGGGATGGAGATAGAGACGGCGGAGACGGATCCCGCGACGGGACCCCGGCCGCGGAGGGGGTCGCCTGATGGTCGACGACCGGCTGCAGGACGGCGTCCGGATCGCACAGCTGCTCGCCTCGGAGGTCACCGGCGACGCGGGCCGCCTCCGCGACCTCCGGGTGACCGACGCCGACCCCGACGTGGAGCCGACCCTCGACGGCACGCTCGCCTACCGGATCGTCCGCGTGCCCGGAACGGAAACGGATGCAGACCCGGAGGCGGAGGCGGTTGCAGACGCGGAGGCGGATACGGTTGCAGACGCGGAGGCGGATACGGTTGCAGACGCGGAGGCGACCACCAACGATGCCGCGACGATCGCCGAGGCGTTCGTTCAGCCCGAGCGCGTCCGTCTCGAGTTCCGCGCCGGGGTCGACGCGGTCGCCGCGTCGGCCGAGGCGGCCGGCCTTCGCGTTCGCCCGAAGGCGGTCCGGCCGCCCCGGACGATCGTCTTTCTCGAGGACGGCGCCGCGGTCAAACGGGCGTTGCCCGCCCTCGCGGCCGCCATCGATGCGGACTAGGTGAAGTCAGGGACCCGACGAGTCGGCGTCCGTGGCTGGGTTCTCGTCGGTCCTCGCGGTCGTGCTCGAGTCCGGTGCATTGGCGTCCGCATCGTCCGCATCGGCGTCCGCATCGTCCGCATCGGCGTCCGCTTCGTCGTCATCTCGTCGCGCCAGTCCTGCCAGGTGGCCGATCTCGGGCAGGATCACGTCCTCGAGGCCGAGTCGGACCGCATCGGTCGATCCCGGCAGACAGAAGACCGGCGCGCCGTCGGCGATCCCGGCCGTCGCCCGCGACCCGATCGTCTTCGTTCCGACCTCCGCGAACGAGAGCCGGCGGAAGGTCTCCCCGAACCCCGGCAGGGACTTCTCGAAGAGCGGTCGGACCGCCTCGGGCGTGACGTCGTCCGGGGTGACTCCGGTTCCGCCGGTCGTGATGACGGCGTCGACGTCGCCCCGCCCGACGAGCCGATTGACCGTGCCCTGGACGCGGTCGAAGTCGTCCGGGACCAGTTCCCGAACCGTCACCTCGTGGCCGGCCTCCTCGAGGATCGACACGAGGCGATCGCCGGTCGCGTCCTCGTCCAGCGAGCGCGAACTCGAGATCGTGACGACCGAGATCTCGAGCTGATCGAGGTCGTGCTGGTGGTGATCGTCGTCATGGGAGTGGTCGTGCTGGTCGTCGTGGGAGTGGTCGTGCTGGTCGTCGTGGGAGTGGTGGTCGTGAGAGCCATCGGTCATATGCGGATGTTGGCCGGGAATACGGAAAACGTGCCGTTTCGAGAGCACGCAGCCAGCGCGTGGCGGCGTCAGGGACCGTCAGCCGCCACCGTCGAGCGGGATAGTCGGCCAATGAAAGGTTTCATAATCAGTCATTATCCATATGTCCGGATAATGGAATTGACAAGAGACCAATATCAGGAGATCGTGCGGACCCTCGCCGACGGGATCCTGATCGTGGACGAGTCGGGCGAGATTCTGTATGAAAGCCCGGCCGTGCAGCGTCTCACCGGATACGCGCCGGACGAGCGGACCGTCGAACACGTGTTCGAGCACGTGCATCCCGAGGACGAGCGGGCCGTCCGCGAGGCGTTCGCCGACGTCATCGAGTCCGAGGCGGAGACCGTCGTCACCGCCGAGTTTCGCTTCCGACACAGGAACGGGTCGTGGGTCTGGCTCGAGACGCGGGTGAGCACCCAGCGGGCGACGACGGCCGGCGGATACATCGTGCGTGTGAGCGACGTCACCGAGGCCAAGGCGCGCGAGGAGTATCTCGAACGGACCACGGCCCGCCTCGAGGCGCTCTTCGAGAACTCCCCCGACATGATCGACCTCCACACCAGCGACGGGACCATCGTCGACGTGAACCGGCAGTTCTGCGAGGCGTTCGACCAACCGAAGTCGGAGCTCGTCGGACGGAAGGTCTGGGAGATCGACCGGGAGATCGGACCGGACGGGCTGCGGGAGATCTGGGACGGGATGGACGTCGGCGACCGGACCGAGGTCGAAACGACGTTCGAGACCGGGGACGGGACGCGGTTCCCAGTGGAGGTGCACCTGACTCGCCTGCCGGCGAACGACGGCGACCGGTTCGTGGTCATCTCGCGGGACATCACCGAGCAAAAACAGCGGCTCCAGGAGATCCGGTCGCTCAAGAACCGGCTCGAGCTCGCCGTCGAGGGGGCGAACCTGGGCGTCTGGGACTGGAACATGCGGACCGACACGGTCGAGTTCAACGACCAGTGGGCCGAGATGCTCGGCTACGAGCTGGACGACCTCGAGTCACACCTCGACGCGTGGGAGACGCGCGTCCATCCCGACGACATCGCCGCGGTCACGGACGCACTCGAGGCGCATCGGCGAGGAGAAACGGACTACTACGACACCACGCACCGAATGCGAACCGCCGACGGCGGGTGGAAATGGATCCGGGACCTCGGCAGGATCGTCGAGCGGGACGCGGACGGTGACCCGGTTCGGGCGGTCGGGATCCACCTCGACATCGACGACTCCAAGCGTTACCAACGGGAGCTCGAGCGGAAGACCGAGGAGCTTGAGAACCTGACGACCCGGCTCGAGGACCAGTATCGGACGTTGTTCGAGGAGGCGCCCGTGATGGCGGTCGTCACGCGAACCGAGAACGGCCGGCCGGTCATCGAGGACTGCAACAACCAGTTCGCGGACACGCTGGGGATCGACCCGGACGCGCTCGTCGGAACCGAACTCGCGGACTTCTACACGGCCGATTCGGTAACGTCGCTGATCGAGGACGGCGGCTACGCGGACGCCCTGAACGGGGAGTTCACAACCGAGCCACGGGAGTTGGTCACCGCCGACGGGGAGGTCGTCGAAACGCGGTTGCGGGCGGTCCCGCGGCGGAACGCGGCCGGCGAGGTCGTCGGCACGCTGGCGATGTACATCGACGTGACCGAACGCGAGACGGTCAAGCGAGCCAACGAGCGCCTCGAGGAGTTCGCGAGCATCGTCTCACACGACCTGCGAAATCCGCTGAACGTCGCGACGGGCCATCTCCAACTGGCACGCGAGACCGGTGACGGTGCGGATCCGCACCTGGCGGCGGTCGAGCGCGCCCACGGCCGGATGGAGGCGCTCATCGAGGACCTGCTCACGCTGGCGCGGGAGGGCGAGGCCGTCGCCGAGACCGATGCGGTCGATCTCGCAGCCCTGGCCGGGGCCTGCTGGCAGACCGTCGAGACGGCCGACGCCACGCTGGTCATCGAGGGCGATCGTACCGTGGTGGCCGACGAGGGGCGGCTCAAACAGCTGTTCGAGAACCTGATGCGAAATTCAGTCGAGCACGGCGGCCCCGAGGTGACCGTGACGGTCGGCGGCCTCGAGGACGGGTTCTACGTCGAGGACGATGGACCGGGGATCCCCGATGCGGACCGCAGCGCGGTCTTCGAGGCGGGGTTTTCGACGAACGTCGGCGGAACCGGGTTCGGCCTGAGCATCGTCCAGCGGATCGCCGAGGCCCACGGCTGGAACGTCCGCGTGACCGAGTCCGAGGCGGGTGGCGCACGATTCGAGATCACCGGCGTCGAGCTCGCGTCCGGGTAGGTGAGTGGTGGCCGGGGGCGAAGTGGTTGGCGACTCCGCGTATTATCCGCCTCTGAAGGCCGGAATAGACCAGCCGGCGGGTTTTCACATTTATTGAAGTCACCAGTGGCGCGAACACGCTCACGGACTCAGCCGACGGTCCAAACGCTCCTCGAGGAGAACCGAAACCATCGAGAGGGCTACCTTTCAGTTCTCCTGTTGTATATAACATATAAACATCGACGCGCAACGAGTCGGACCGATTCGGTTATATGTCTGTTCCAGCCGTCACCTGATAGAAGGTGAAGCAGACGGACTGGAGTGCGTGCATTAACGGTGCACAGATGAACCGCTTGGATATTCATTTACCGCTGCACAAACACTTATAAAATGAGGGTTTGTGGTTACTAACTGATATGCTCTCCCAAAAAACATCTCGACGGGCCAGTATATGCGGCTGCTGATCCGGCTCGAGGCCCAAGCAAATGCGGTCTATGACCACGCTGCTCACCACCAGCTTCGAGGCCGGATTTGGCGCGCTCTCGAGGGGACTGAGTTCACTGACCTCCATGACGCGGACCGTCCGATCGGACTGTGTTTCTCGAACATATTTCCGTGGGGTGACATCACTGAAGGAGAACAGCGGAACGTGCTCGTCTCAGCGACGGACCCGGATTTGTTACGAGCTGTTTCCGCAGGACTCGCGCAGGATCCAGCATTCAATGTCGGGGAGATGCCGTTTGAAGTGGCTGAGATCACGCCTCTCTCTCCCGACGTTGGCGAACCGGGAACGCGAGGGACGATCGAGAGCGGGACCGGTCTTCTCGTCCGTATCCCACCCTGGAGGCTCGATGACTACGACATCGATCCCGACGGCGACGGCGCCGTGTTCTGGCGACCGAAGCACTCGATGAAACCGCTTCAAACACAGATCCAACAGAACCTCGATAAGAAACACGACCTATTCTGCCCGGAGGAGCTTCCAGGTCCGACCGACCGGGAAGGAAACCTGTTCAGCGAATACGAGCTAATAAAGACCTTCGCACTGCCGCTGGAAGTGACGCAAGGCGAGGAACGGACGGTCATACTCTCAAAATGGCGATTCAAGTACGAGGTTCGCGACGAACACCATCGCCGCCATCTGAACCTGGCACTGGACGCCGGGCTCGGAGAAAGGAACGCCCTAGGGCTGGGCTTCATCAATATCGAAGAAGACTCGAAAGTCGGTCCCCGGGAAGCACTACAAGCCCAGGAGGGAGTTCAGTGATGTCACGCCGACAGGTGGTGACCCGACCGTGAGCAGCCCTACAAGAGAACAGTTCCGGAAGGCAATCGACGGATACTGGCACGATCGTCCGCCGGCAAGCTTCGAGGATGTAATGGCTCTGTACGGGGTACTGGCCGTCGCCGAAAGTGGCGGAGAGCTCTATACAACCTCGAGCAAGCTTGATCCGTTCGTCGACGAAGGACGTCTCATCACCGTTGATGTCGATTTGACCGGAGAGGCACCGACTATGGAAGGGTTTGAGCGCCAGCCGCTTCGAGAAGATGACGTTCCGAAGCTGGCGTACTCACACAAATCCTCCGGGCGCGGGGCAAAATATAGCCTCACACAGATCGGGTCGAAAAACGGTAACGACGCCAACGGTGTCGCGAGTACGATAATCGGCCGTGTTCGCTCCTGGACGGGGCAAGACCGAGTTCAGAGCGTAACTGGTGACGACGGCCATCCGGATGGCTGGATCATCGATGCGCTCGCTGACCTTTTTGAGAAGGATACAGACAGCCTCGGATCCCTCAAGGAGGATATCGTTTCGCGTCTTCCAGCTGATGAGTCCATCCCGACGGCTCTAACGATCCGGTTCCGCGTCGATACCACCGAAATCGAGGGACCGGATGACCGCGGTATCGACTGGATCCATCCGGCTGATATCGACGTCCTCAATGCAGCGATGCGCCGGTACGCAACTGGTAACGCTGCCGATAAAAACATCGACTCTGGTGCATCGGAGGGAGATGCTGTCGGCGTCGTCACAGGCGACGAAGAGCACGTCGTCGGGACACCGGAAAGTCCTCTTGGGATTTTCTCGGTCAAACACCCGGACGCCCAACCGGCCCTACGCAAACAAGAATCCTGGCGAAACTATCCGGTTAGCGAGGACGTTGCGATGTTGTTCTCGAAGGGTCAGGACCTGATCGACGCCTGTGTCCACCGTAACGGCGGTATAGAGACGTACACACTGCCTTATTTCGCCGGTGAGCTCACTGCCGAAAAAGCGCAGTTGCTCTATCGAGCGATCGATGGCCTTCGGAATCCCGATGACGACGAGACGGAGACGCCACCGATGGCTCGCGTCACATACCGGCTCCAAGATAGCGACGACGAGACGATACGTGACCTCGCAAAGACCGAGCTTCGGTTCTATATGATCACGATGCCGATTAGCGATGACAAGAACGTCATCGCTGAGGAACCGGCCGCCGACACGTATTGGTTAACCACGCTGGCTGATGCGCTCGTCGACACCAGGCAGGGACCGACTCTGGATCCGGAGCGTGGCGGCTTTATCCCGCATAAAGGGTGGCCGCTACTGGATCTCCCGACGAAACGCGATCAGGGGCGAAAGGTTGCGTATGGGTTGATCACCGGCCACGAATTCACGAATTCAACCTTCGCGTACCGCGACGAAGAGGGCGATGATTTCCGGCGGATCGTCGACCATCGCATCATCGCTGGTACTCCGATCGAAGCGTCGGTACTCTTCGGAGAGTACCTCGATCGATATGATGATGCCAGCGAAGGCGGTGACTCCCCACCTGTCCCACTAATCGCACAGCAGCTGGTCCAGCTGGAGGCTCTTTCACGAGCTGGCCTTCTGGATGGCCTTGACGTTCCCATCGAACCAGACCAACACATGACTTCACTCACGGACAGCAACATCGATATGACGGAGGTATCGCAAATTCGAACACAACGGTTCAACTCCTTTCTGGAACGACCACTCTTCGACGCAACGGCTCGACGTGCAGCGGCCGTTGCAGGCGTGCTCGTCGGCCAGATAAGCTGGCATCAAGAAAACGAGCGGGGGGTTGGTCGTCCATTGGATTCGAAGACAGCGGGCGACGAGCTCACGAAAAACGGGCTCGAAAATGCCCTCACGTCCGCCCTCGAAAAAGCCAAAGTCTACGCACACGATTCGGAGTACGAGCGCGACGTCCTCTTCCCGGAAACGGTTGATGAGCTCCTCGAGACGACCGAGGAGATGCCGACGAAATGGGACATCGATAAGCGCGAACTTCGGTTCTGTTACGTGCTTGGTCACGCCCACGGGCGTCGATCGATGCCAGTCGCATTCGATCTGAAAAAAGACGATAACCAGGGCGGTGCGGCCGAAGAACAGCCCGCTGACTAATATTCACACATCTAATAACAATGACGACACCAAACCGCTCGGAGATCCTCTTCGTGTACGACGCACAGGACTGCAACCCTAACGGTAACCCCATCGGTGATAACCGCCCTCGCCGTGACCCGGACACGGGACAAGGAATTGTCACGGATGTCCGTCTCAAGCGGTACATTCGGGACCAACTCCTCGATGACGGCTTCGACATCTACGTGAAAAAGCTCAATGGAGAATCCCGAACCAGGACGACGCTCGTTAAAGACGTCTTAGAGGACGTCGACGACGCCGACGATATCGAAGACGTCTCTGACATCGGAAAGAAATTCCTTGACGCTGCGACCGACGTTCGCTATTTCGGCGCAACACTCAGCTTCGAATCGAGTGACGATGAAGAAGACGAGGCGTTCCGGCAGGCTCTTAGCGACTCATTCCCGAACAACTTCCAAGGACCGGTTCAGTTCCTCCCCTCAAAGTCGCTGAATGAAGTCGAAGAAAACGAGGAATACGACTCACTGACGAGCGTCATTTCGACCGGCGAAGAGAACCGCCAAGGCGGCTTTGATCTCGATGATAAGCGCATCAAATACGGGATCTTCCCATTCTGGGGGCTTGTGGACAACAACAACGCTGCGGCGACGAATCTCTCGGAAGACGACGTTCAACGGCTGGATACGCTGTGTTGGCGGGCCTTGAAAAACCAGACGACGTCGCGGTCGAAACTCGGCCAGGAGCCGCGGCTCTACATACGGGTAGAGTATTCGGAGGAAGACTTCCATATTGGCGGCCTGCAGAATCTGCTCGATCTCGCCGGAGAAAGCGAACAGCCGCTCCGATCCGTGTCCGACATCACCGTCGATGCGTCCGATCTCCTCGAGGCGCTTGCGGATGTCTCCGATCGTATCAAGACCATCCACGTCCTTGGTGATAGACGCCTCACAATCGACACAGGATCCGTGACCGTCTCTGCTGATGACTTCGGCGAAGTGCTCTCGGAAGACGGCTATGACGTCCACGAAATCGACGTCATCGAAGAGCGTGACCTCGCAAACTAGTGCCTACGAACATCACAGCAAAATGACCCCACACATCGACGGTGATGGCGTTCCGGACCGCTGTCTGTCCTTTACTATTCGGTCCACGTGGGGACATTTCAAGCGGGTTGGACGCAGTGTTACGAAGCAGACATACCGTATTCCGCCACGAACGACGGTGGCCGGGCTGCTGGCAGCGATCGTCGGAGTGGACCGGGATTCCTACTACGACGTCTTTCAGAGCGACAGCTCCGCGATCGCCATTACGCCACTTGCGGATCTCCGAACGATCAACGTTCCGACAACAGGACTCGGAACCGACCCAGGACAAGACGTCACACAAACGAGTGGTCATTGGCGGTCGTATCAGATCACCTACCAAGATACAACGAAAGACCGGCAACTCCACGCCTATGAGGTGCTTGCGGATCCTGTGTACAGAATTGACGTTGCGGTTGAGGACACATCCTTCCATAAATCCCTACGAGATCACCTCAAAAACGGGACTTCGGTGTACCCACCAAGTCTCGGGAAATCGGAATATCTCGCGACCATCGAAGACGTCACGATCGACGCCAACCCGACCCATAAGCCGAACGCCGATGCTATCGATTCGATCGTCCCGGTGTCGCTATCGGAGACAGTGCCACAACCCGGCGTGTCCTACGGTGTGGAACGGTCGCCAGCCATTATGGAGGCCGAACAGGGCGGTCGACGGACGACCCGGTTCGACGATTACGTGTTCACCAAACGCAGCGACAAACGGGTGAAAGTTGCTGATAAAGCTGATTTGACGCCCGTTCAGGTCGGAGATCGGAACGTCGTGTTCCGGTAGCCGTCAGTTGATCCTCACGCTTTGAACGATGAAACAGCCACTCATTTCCCATCCGATCGACGACCCAGATGTTCGGAGCAGATACGATGACGCGAGTCTGACGCCCGCCGGAAACCTCCGACTGACGGCACATAACGCGATCGTTGGTGATCGAGCCAGTCGCCTGTTCGGCCCAGGTGACGAACGAGCGGACTATCTCAGAGCCACCGCGACGCTTCACGATATCGGGAAAGCAACCCCACAGTTCCAAGCGTACGTCCGGGGGGAATACGACGGTCCACCCGAGGAGAAGGCCCACGCCCGATTTGGGGCACTCGCGACCTGGTTCGTGCTGGGGGAGTTGGATGCACCACCTTGTGACCGACTCGCAGGGACGCTGGCGATCGCGCGTCATCACCAAGCACTTCCGAAAACAGCGAGTTATACTGCAGAAACGCTTGCGAGTGCCTTCGAATCTGGATCGGAGGTGCTGTCTGCACAGCTCAAAGCGATCGACTCAACCTGGCCAGTAGCAGTCACAGAGTTGTTCGAACAAGCCGGTGCCGGGTGTGCGTGGAGTGAATTCTACGAGTGGGCACGGTCCGGCTCTGCAGCGGATGAACTGCGAGCACACAGCGCTGAAGAGCTATTCGGTGGCGTCGAGCCCGAGTCGGAGAAGCTCCCTGCAAGACTCTACGATCGACTTCTCCACTACTGGGCTGCCACCACGCTTGCCGATAAGAGTCATGCGATTCCTCTCGACGAAACGGCTGTCTTTGATCTTGATACGCTCAAAAAGGGAGTTATCGAGGAGTACATTGCAGACCTCCGGAGTGAACCCCCGGTAAACGATCTCACGGCTCGACTCAACGACGACCGCGAGCGGGCACGCCGACAATCGGTACGTGGGACACACGAATGGCTAAACAGTGATGAGTCCGCGATCGCGACCCTTTCGCTGCCGACTGGCCTCGGAAAAACGTTCACCGGTCTCTCGGCAGCATTCGAAGCCCGTGACATACTCGAGAAGACGGAGCAGCGGTCTGAACCCCGTCCGATCGTCTACGCGTTGCCGTATACCAGTATCATCGAACAGACACGGGCGATCTTTGAAGACGAAGATCTCTGGGGCGCCGACCCGGCGAAATCGGCGCTTACTGTCCATCATTACTTGAGTGAGACGGTCGTCCATCACGGGTCCGGGACCGGTGACGTCGACGAGACGGATGCTAACGAGCACGCCGCGCATCTCGGGGAGGCCTGGCGCGATGGAACCATTCTCACCACCTTCGTGCAGCTCTTCGAAAGTTTAGCTGGGCCAACTAACCGCCAAGGTCTGAAGCTCTCCGCCCTGGATGGCGGAGTCGTGATTCTTGATGAGCCCCAGGCACTGCCGAAAGGCTGGTGGGATGGTGTCCAACGCCTGCTGACTCTGCTGACAGACGAGTATAACGCCCGGATCATCGCGATGACGGCGACACAGCCGACCCTGCTGCGAGATCGAGAGACGGTGTCGCTGCTTGATGCCGGCGCAAATCATCCATCCGACTCCTGTGGTCGATGTGAGGACACCCCGACGTATCCGACCCAGCTTTCTCCCGCCCCGGAAGAACAGTACTTCGAAGAAGCAGAACGTGTTCGCTACACGATTGACACGACTGCACGGTCGCTTGACCCATCGTCGGAAGCCCCAGAAAAGCAATACTTGAGCCATACCGCTGCCGCAGATCGAATTCTCGAAAGCACCGGTCAACGAGGTTCCTGCTTGGCTATCTGTAACACCATCCAGAGCTCTCGAGCACTAACGGAGGCAATCCAAGATCAAGCGAAAACCGTTCATCTGGGCGGATCGATCAGAACGGTTCTGGAAGGGCAAGATGTTGACGCCACGACTTGCCGGTCGGTTCGCTCAGTCGCGGCCGCCGTACTGGAAGACGCCGGGTTTGAGGATCCGATCGTCGATCAAGAATTCGATCCAACGGCGTATCCGAAGGTCGACGGGATGTGTCAGGACTATCTTCTGACACTCAACTCGCGATATCGGCCGTTTGATCGACGAGTTCTGATCCAACTGGCAACGTGGCTCTCCACGAGCGAAGTTCCCCTGATTCTCGTTTCAACACAGGCGATCGAGGCGGGCGTCGACCTTAGTTTTGAAAACGTGTTTCGAGACGTGGCACCCCCCGATAGTATCGTGCAGGCAGCGGGCCGTTGCAACCGCTCATACGAGTGGGGAAAGAACGGTGGACG
Proteins encoded:
- the purS gene encoding phosphoribosylformylglycinamidine synthase subunit PurS, producing the protein MTAYTATVTVRLKRGVLDPEAETTKRALERLGFELEDLRSADRFEIDLEADDADAAAERAGEMAERLLANPTIHDYEVTVADR
- a CDS encoding 30S ribosomal protein S8e, translated to MKDQGRSTRKRTGGRLRPAHDKKRHQLGREAAETTVGEPRFQYIDARGTDEKVRALSTNVAQVSVDGETVSAEIENVVENPANVNYVRRNIITKGAIIETSEGRARVTSRPGQTGLVNAVAVDE
- a CDS encoding DUF2240 family protein, which produces MSLRTAVAAPFRQQGRNRLGEGEFVVALSLDRDWFSPDQAKRLVDVAAGRGLLDREDDDLVPAFDVDAVEVPEGFVPDESILREQSTFERALEAAVDAGVDKRTAVAAINERQRGLEITIEAAAVLYANEQGVDVGPLAADVREDLLAGDGEDGDDGDGEREDGDGGDGDRGDGDRDGGDGSRDGTPAAEGVA
- a CDS encoding MogA/MoaB family molybdenum cofactor biosynthesis protein codes for the protein MTDGSHDHHSHDDQHDHSHDDQHDHSHDDDHHQHDLDQLEISVVTISSSRSLDEDATGDRLVSILEEAGHEVTVRELVPDDFDRVQGTVNRLVGRGDVDAVITTGGTGVTPDDVTPEAVRPLFEKSLPGFGETFRRLSFAEVGTKTIGSRATAGIADGAPVFCLPGSTDAVRLGLEDVILPEIGHLAGLARRDDDEADADADDADADADDADANAPDSSTTARTDENPATDADSSGP
- a CDS encoding PAS domain S-box protein — protein: MELTRDQYQEIVRTLADGILIVDESGEILYESPAVQRLTGYAPDERTVEHVFEHVHPEDERAVREAFADVIESEAETVVTAEFRFRHRNGSWVWLETRVSTQRATTAGGYIVRVSDVTEAKAREEYLERTTARLEALFENSPDMIDLHTSDGTIVDVNRQFCEAFDQPKSELVGRKVWEIDREIGPDGLREIWDGMDVGDRTEVETTFETGDGTRFPVEVHLTRLPANDGDRFVVISRDITEQKQRLQEIRSLKNRLELAVEGANLGVWDWNMRTDTVEFNDQWAEMLGYELDDLESHLDAWETRVHPDDIAAVTDALEAHRRGETDYYDTTHRMRTADGGWKWIRDLGRIVERDADGDPVRAVGIHLDIDDSKRYQRELERKTEELENLTTRLEDQYRTLFEEAPVMAVVTRTENGRPVIEDCNNQFADTLGIDPDALVGTELADFYTADSVTSLIEDGGYADALNGEFTTEPRELVTADGEVVETRLRAVPRRNAAGEVVGTLAMYIDVTERETVKRANERLEEFASIVSHDLRNPLNVATGHLQLARETGDGADPHLAAVERAHGRMEALIEDLLTLAREGEAVAETDAVDLAALAGACWQTVETADATLVIEGDRTVVADEGRLKQLFENLMRNSVEHGGPEVTVTVGGLEDGFYVEDDGPGIPDADRSAVFEAGFSTNVGGTGFGLSIVQRIAEAHGWNVRVTESEAGGARFEITGVELASG
- the cas6 gene encoding CRISPR-associated endoribonuclease Cas6, whose translation is MRLLIRLEAQANAVYDHAAHHQLRGRIWRALEGTEFTDLHDADRPIGLCFSNIFPWGDITEGEQRNVLVSATDPDLLRAVSAGLAQDPAFNVGEMPFEVAEITPLSPDVGEPGTRGTIESGTGLLVRIPPWRLDDYDIDPDGDGAVFWRPKHSMKPLQTQIQQNLDKKHDLFCPEELPGPTDREGNLFSEYELIKTFALPLEVTQGEERTVILSKWRFKYEVRDEHHRRHLNLALDAGLGERNALGLGFINIEEDSKVGPREALQAQEGVQ
- the cas8b gene encoding type I-B CRISPR-associated protein Cas8b/Csh1, with protein sequence MALYGVLAVAESGGELYTTSSKLDPFVDEGRLITVDVDLTGEAPTMEGFERQPLREDDVPKLAYSHKSSGRGAKYSLTQIGSKNGNDANGVASTIIGRVRSWTGQDRVQSVTGDDGHPDGWIIDALADLFEKDTDSLGSLKEDIVSRLPADESIPTALTIRFRVDTTEIEGPDDRGIDWIHPADIDVLNAAMRRYATGNAADKNIDSGASEGDAVGVVTGDEEHVVGTPESPLGIFSVKHPDAQPALRKQESWRNYPVSEDVAMLFSKGQDLIDACVHRNGGIETYTLPYFAGELTAEKAQLLYRAIDGLRNPDDDETETPPMARVTYRLQDSDDETIRDLAKTELRFYMITMPISDDKNVIAEEPAADTYWLTTLADALVDTRQGPTLDPERGGFIPHKGWPLLDLPTKRDQGRKVAYGLITGHEFTNSTFAYRDEEGDDFRRIVDHRIIAGTPIEASVLFGEYLDRYDDASEGGDSPPVPLIAQQLVQLEALSRAGLLDGLDVPIEPDQHMTSLTDSNIDMTEVSQIRTQRFNSFLERPLFDATARRAAAVAGVLVGQISWHQENERGVGRPLDSKTAGDELTKNGLENALTSALEKAKVYAHDSEYERDVLFPETVDELLETTEEMPTKWDIDKRELRFCYVLGHAHGRRSMPVAFDLKKDDNQGGAAEEQPAD
- the cas7b gene encoding type I-B CRISPR-associated protein Cas7/Csh2, which encodes MTTPNRSEILFVYDAQDCNPNGNPIGDNRPRRDPDTGQGIVTDVRLKRYIRDQLLDDGFDIYVKKLNGESRTRTTLVKDVLEDVDDADDIEDVSDIGKKFLDAATDVRYFGATLSFESSDDEEDEAFRQALSDSFPNNFQGPVQFLPSKSLNEVEENEEYDSLTSVISTGEENRQGGFDLDDKRIKYGIFPFWGLVDNNNAAATNLSEDDVQRLDTLCWRALKNQTTSRSKLGQEPRLYIRVEYSEEDFHIGGLQNLLDLAGESEQPLRSVSDITVDASDLLEALADVSDRIKTIHVLGDRRLTIDTGSVTVSADDFGEVLSEDGYDVHEIDVIEERDLAN